One genomic window of Luteitalea pratensis includes the following:
- a CDS encoding sulfite oxidase, with protein sequence MTNPRRTFLKLGAMAATVAAFPVRVSHALAQAMQGARIVRQASPENLESDFGALSEFITPTEQHYVRSHFAVPQVDIAAWTLQVRGAVGQPLTLTLEQLRALPKVSKVVTLECAGNGRVFLNPAVGGVQWERGAVSTAEWTGVRLADLLAKAGVATDATRVAFEGMDKGDVKNTPLPAGPITFHRSVSIEDAKARDVFVAYAINGQPLPAAHGAPARLIVPGCYGMASVKWLSSIEAIKGEFGSYWESTDYAYWDRSTGRPLRRPLMGMQVKSSIAKPSPNGQVARGATTEIVGAAWSDGTVTRVEVSTDGGATWRDAEFIDPESAVTWRRWRLKWQVPATGSEAVLMTRATDAKGRTQPMTRNNDYGTYVIHHVVPITVKIT encoded by the coding sequence GTGACGAATCCTCGCCGGACTTTCCTGAAACTCGGTGCGATGGCTGCGACGGTGGCGGCCTTTCCGGTGCGTGTCTCGCACGCGCTCGCGCAGGCGATGCAGGGCGCACGTATCGTGCGGCAGGCGTCGCCGGAGAATCTCGAGAGTGACTTCGGCGCGCTGTCGGAGTTCATCACGCCAACCGAACAGCATTACGTTCGCAGCCACTTCGCGGTCCCGCAGGTGGACATTGCGGCGTGGACGCTGCAGGTACGCGGCGCCGTCGGGCAACCGCTGACGCTGACGCTCGAGCAGTTGCGCGCACTGCCGAAGGTGTCGAAGGTCGTGACACTGGAGTGTGCGGGCAACGGGCGTGTCTTCCTCAACCCGGCGGTCGGCGGCGTGCAGTGGGAACGAGGTGCCGTCAGCACGGCGGAGTGGACCGGCGTGCGGTTGGCCGACCTGCTGGCGAAGGCAGGCGTGGCGACCGATGCGACGCGGGTGGCTTTCGAGGGCATGGACAAGGGCGACGTGAAGAACACGCCACTCCCAGCGGGGCCGATCACGTTCCACCGGAGCGTGTCGATCGAGGACGCGAAGGCGCGGGACGTATTCGTGGCCTACGCCATCAACGGACAACCGTTACCGGCTGCGCATGGCGCGCCGGCACGGTTGATCGTACCGGGCTGCTACGGCATGGCGTCGGTGAAGTGGCTGTCGTCGATCGAGGCGATCAAGGGCGAGTTCGGAAGTTACTGGGAGAGCACCGATTACGCGTACTGGGATCGATCGACCGGACGTCCACTGCGTCGCCCGCTGATGGGGATGCAGGTCAAGTCGTCGATCGCGAAGCCGTCGCCCAACGGCCAGGTCGCGCGAGGGGCGACGACCGAGATCGTCGGTGCCGCGTGGAGCGATGGCACCGTCACGCGCGTAGAGGTCAGCACCGACGGCGGCGCCACGTGGCGTGACGCGGAGTTCATCGATCCCGAGAGTGCCGTGACCTGGCGTCGCTGGCGCCTGAAGTGGCAGGTCCCGGCCACCGGCAGCGAGGCCGTGCTGATGACGCGTGCGACCGACGCGAAGGGCCGAACGCAGCCGATGACCCGGAACAACGACTACGGCACCTACGTGATCCACCACGTCGTGCCGATCACGGTCAAGATCACATAG
- a CDS encoding OsmC family protein, translating to MAEHTATVAWDRFDAAFTDNRYSRAHRWMFDGGATIPASSSPHVVPVPMSDPMGVDPEEAFVASLSSCHMLWFLSIAASRGFVVDRYEDNAVGTIARDEKGRLAMTRVVLHPTIAFSGPRMPTDDEIRAMHDAAHHECFLANSVRTEVVVMDMPSGR from the coding sequence ATGGCCGAACACACTGCGACCGTTGCCTGGGACCGCTTCGACGCGGCCTTCACCGACAACCGCTACAGCCGCGCGCACCGCTGGATGTTCGACGGCGGCGCCACGATCCCGGCATCGTCATCGCCACATGTGGTCCCTGTGCCGATGTCCGATCCGATGGGCGTCGATCCGGAAGAGGCGTTTGTCGCGTCGCTTTCGAGCTGCCACATGCTGTGGTTCCTCTCCATTGCCGCCAGTCGTGGCTTCGTTGTCGATCGCTACGAGGACAACGCCGTCGGCACCATCGCGCGCGACGAGAAAGGTCGCCTCGCGATGACTCGCGTGGTGCTGCACCCGACCATCGCGTTCAGCGGCCCGCGCATGCCGACCGACGACGAAATACGTGCGATGCACGATGCCGCCCACCACGAGTGCTTTCTCGCCAACTCGGTGCGGACCGAAGTCGTCGTGATGGACATGCCGAGCGGCCGATGA
- a CDS encoding YybH family protein, with protein MAQNDSAARAAIDATNRRFEAAFNTGDPGRAAREVYTESASILPPDLPMVQGRENIAEFWVGAAAQLAVTDVRLSTVALEIHGDVAHEIGKAALTLAGGQQVAMKYCVFWLRVGDEWRWHADIWNAGV; from the coding sequence ATGGCCCAGAACGACTCCGCGGCGCGTGCCGCAATCGACGCGACCAATCGCAGGTTCGAAGCGGCGTTCAACACCGGTGACCCCGGTCGCGCCGCGCGGGAGGTGTACACCGAAAGTGCGTCGATCCTGCCGCCGGACCTGCCGATGGTGCAGGGACGCGAGAACATTGCGGAGTTCTGGGTCGGCGCTGCGGCGCAACTTGCTGTCACCGACGTACGGCTTTCGACCGTGGCCCTGGAGATTCATGGCGACGTCGCTCACGAGATCGGGAAGGCAGCGCTGACCCTTGCGGGCGGGCAGCAGGTCGCCATGAAGTACTGCGTGTTCTGGCTCCGGGTGGGCGACGAGTGGCGCTGGCACGCAGACATCTGGAACGCCGGCGTGTGA
- a CDS encoding class I SAM-dependent methyltransferase, with the protein MDLQTQFGHIDVYLFDQLLRGRIRPGMRILDAGCGGGRNLVYLLREGFDVHAVDEDPQAIVYVREMAAALAPSLPLERIRLDAIERMSFPDAWFDVVISNAVLHFARDDEHFEAMVREMWRVLKPGGMLFARLASSIGMTEPMEHLGGRHYVLPDGTTRYVVDEPMLMTMTHALGGELLDPIKTTVVQHQRCMTTWVVGKNAER; encoded by the coding sequence ATGGATCTGCAGACGCAGTTCGGTCACATCGACGTCTACCTGTTCGATCAGCTGCTCCGCGGCCGCATTCGTCCGGGCATGCGTATACTCGACGCCGGCTGCGGTGGCGGACGCAACCTCGTGTACCTCCTGCGCGAGGGCTTCGACGTCCACGCCGTCGACGAGGACCCGCAGGCGATCGTCTACGTGCGCGAGATGGCTGCGGCCCTGGCGCCGAGCCTCCCGCTGGAACGGATCCGGCTCGACGCCATCGAGCGCATGTCGTTCCCCGACGCCTGGTTCGACGTCGTCATCAGCAACGCGGTGCTCCATTTCGCGCGAGACGACGAGCACTTCGAGGCGATGGTGCGCGAGATGTGGCGGGTGCTGAAGCCGGGTGGGATGCTGTTCGCGCGACTCGCTTCCAGCATCGGCATGACCGAGCCGATGGAGCATCTCGGCGGCCGCCACTACGTGTTGCCCGACGGCACGACGAGGTATGTCGTGGACGAGCCCATGTTGATGACGATGACGCACGCGCTCGGCGGCGAGTTGCTTGACCCGATCAAGACGACGGTCGTCCAGCATCAGCGCTGCATGACGACGTGGGTGGTTGGGAAGAACGCTGAACGTTGA
- a CDS encoding amino acid permease, whose amino-acid sequence MNQLFAVKPLHQLTGDADPHGGPRLARTLGPVQLISLGIGAIIGAGIFSTVGSAAAGGAHHLGAGPALVISFMLTALACGFAALCYAEFASMVPIAGSAYTYSYATLGELVAWIIGWDLIIEYAIGNVAVAISWSGYFQELLRGLGITWPVWLGIDYRTAYRALAEYQAAGGAGADLAPNIIRNAEAVLTAPHLGGVPILFNLPAFLSVMGITWVLVRGVRESAGFNTAMVVLKLVIIAFFLAVGVFYVKPDNWTPFAPNGFAGISSAAAIIFFAYIGFDAVSTAAEETKDPQRNMPIGMIGSLVICTVIYMAVAIVLTGLVPWTQLGTAEPLATAFSAQGMHWASGIISLGAVFATTSVLIVFQMGQPRIFFSMARDGLLPQWAAKVHPKYQTPHITTILTGVFVGLLAGFANIDEIVELTNIGTLFAFVLVAIGILVLRRTNPEAPRPFRTPLVPAVPLLAVGSCSYLMLELPRQTWERFFIWLAIGLVVYFAYGYRHSKLRQAR is encoded by the coding sequence GTGAACCAGCTTTTCGCGGTCAAGCCACTGCACCAGCTTACGGGTGACGCCGACCCCCATGGGGGCCCGCGCCTCGCCAGGACACTCGGGCCGGTGCAGCTGATCTCGCTGGGGATCGGCGCGATCATCGGGGCGGGCATCTTCTCCACCGTCGGCAGCGCCGCGGCCGGTGGTGCTCATCACCTCGGGGCCGGACCGGCGCTGGTGATCTCGTTCATGCTCACCGCGCTGGCGTGTGGGTTCGCCGCCCTGTGCTACGCGGAATTCGCCTCGATGGTGCCGATCGCGGGGTCTGCGTACACCTACTCGTACGCGACCCTGGGCGAACTGGTGGCCTGGATCATCGGCTGGGACCTGATCATCGAATACGCGATCGGCAATGTCGCGGTGGCCATCTCGTGGTCGGGGTACTTCCAGGAACTGCTGCGGGGCTTGGGGATCACGTGGCCGGTCTGGCTGGGTATCGATTACCGCACTGCCTATCGCGCCCTGGCCGAATACCAGGCAGCGGGCGGAGCCGGCGCCGACCTCGCGCCCAACATCATCCGCAACGCCGAAGCAGTACTGACGGCGCCGCATCTCGGCGGCGTGCCGATTCTCTTCAACCTGCCGGCGTTCCTGTCGGTGATGGGCATCACCTGGGTGCTGGTGCGCGGCGTCCGCGAGAGCGCCGGCTTCAACACCGCGATGGTGGTACTCAAGCTGGTGATCATCGCGTTCTTCCTGGCCGTCGGCGTCTTCTACGTCAAGCCCGACAACTGGACACCTTTCGCGCCGAACGGCTTTGCCGGGATCAGCAGTGCCGCCGCCATCATCTTCTTCGCCTACATCGGCTTCGACGCGGTCTCGACGGCAGCCGAGGAAACCAAGGATCCGCAGCGCAACATGCCAATCGGGATGATCGGCAGCCTGGTCATCTGTACGGTCATCTACATGGCGGTCGCGATCGTGCTCACCGGGCTGGTGCCATGGACTCAGCTCGGCACGGCCGAACCACTCGCGACGGCGTTCTCGGCGCAAGGGATGCATTGGGCCTCGGGCATCATCTCGCTCGGCGCCGTGTTTGCCACGACGTCGGTGCTGATCGTGTTCCAGATGGGCCAGCCGCGCATCTTCTTCTCGATGGCGCGCGACGGACTGCTGCCGCAGTGGGCCGCCAAGGTGCACCCGAAGTACCAGACACCGCACATCACGACGATCCTCACCGGCGTCTTCGTCGGGCTGCTTGCCGGCTTTGCCAACATCGACGAGATCGTCGAACTCACCAACATCGGCACGCTGTTCGCGTTCGTGCTGGTGGCCATCGGCATCCTGGTGCTGCGCCGGACGAATCCGGAGGCCCCGCGCCCGTTCCGCACACCGCTGGTCCCAGCGGTGCCGCTACTCGCGGTGGGCTCGTGTAGTTACCTGATGCTGGAACTGCCCCGCCAGACCTGGGAACGCTTCTTCATCTGGCTCGCGATTGGGCTGGTGGTGTACTTCGCGTACGGATACCGCCACAGCAAGCTGCGACAGGCGCGTTGA
- a CDS encoding peptidylprolyl isomerase, which yields MTRALLSLLLLAALCLSAAGRALEAQAPAVGPKIVMETDKGTIVIQTWPDKAPKTVAHIVDLVKKNFYNAQRIHRVVKGQLVQWGDKMSRDMTYREWWGRSPGGSSGTPIGVAEFSKGLKHRPGSVSMAHSGNPAFADSQIFICLAAMPNLDGKHVIFGEVSEGLAVARTLAVADRLKRVTIK from the coding sequence ATGACGCGCGCGTTGTTGTCGTTGCTGCTACTGGCCGCACTGTGCCTGTCCGCCGCGGGGCGTGCCCTCGAGGCGCAGGCACCCGCCGTCGGTCCGAAGATCGTGATGGAGACCGACAAGGGCACCATCGTCATCCAGACCTGGCCCGACAAGGCCCCGAAAACGGTCGCCCACATCGTCGACCTCGTGAAGAAGAACTTCTACAACGCCCAGCGCATTCATCGTGTCGTGAAGGGACAGCTGGTCCAGTGGGGCGACAAGATGTCGCGCGACATGACGTATCGCGAGTGGTGGGGACGCAGCCCGGGCGGCAGCAGTGGCACGCCCATCGGTGTCGCGGAGTTCAGCAAGGGCCTCAAGCATCGCCCCGGCAGCGTCTCGATGGCCCACTCGGGCAACCCCGCGTTTGCCGACAGCCAGATCTTCATCTGCCTGGCGGCGATGCCCAACCTCGATGGCAAGCACGTGATCTTCGGCGAAGTGAGCGAGGGCCTCGCCGTTGCCCGCACGCTCGCCGTCGCCGATCGTCTCAAGCGGGTGACGATCAAGTAA